In the genome of Candida albicans SC5314 chromosome 6, complete sequence, the window CACAATCTGGCGAGTAAAGTAgatattcttcaataacAATCTTTGGAATTTCATGAGGTAACGGTCTACCTGTAGGCGTTTCCAACTCTTCGTCTATCTCCCGCAACCGTTCGTGGGTGAAATTAGTTTTCGCAAATTGGATAAATGCAATGTACTCGCACTGCTCGTGTGCCTTGACTATACCATAATTCATATCATCCATAGTAAGTTCATTGTCATTAGTCATATTACTAAACTGAGTCATAAGTGTTTTGGCAATTGCAAAGTTTTTATCACCCATAGTTAGGTGACTTAGTCCGTAATTTCCATAAAACTTAGCAGAGTTTGTGACTCCAATTAAAGACCCCGTCTCTTGAAAATAAACTCCGTTCAACACCAAGCTGTgatcttcaatttcaggGTAATCCTTAATATCCAAATCCATAGACACGCAAATAGCATTATCAACTTTATCCTCCGGGCCAACAAATCTTGAAAGCTTTGGGTCGTCAAAATTGTACTGCGACCCTTTAATTGCTATCGATACAACGCCTTCATTAGTGGTGACATTCCcttttttatcaattggtttTTTAAAGTATTCACGATTATCTTCCGTAGGCTCGTCACTGGTAAACGAATTTTCCCGGGACTTGTAATACTCTTTTAAGTACTTTggaattgataattttgtaGGTTTTACTTTGCTCTCTATCAATTGAAACTCGCCATCTGCTCTGCCAGatatattcaacaaatatGCCTTGTCCTTAACAGGACTAATCCCCCAAAACTTGCGCACCCTCTGACTAATTTCATCAGGCAAAATAGAATACTCTTGGCTCTCCACCCACGGATGTGACGGACTAAACTCGTGTATTGGCCAGTCAGCAACTGACTTGCCTTGTAACTGGTCTTTGTACGATAGTTGGTACCCGGTGATATTCCCGTACCCCAGTGCATACGTTGAATTTTGTAGTATTGACAGAGAGTTGCGTATCAGTTGTTGGTATGTCTGTAACGTTTCTCTATCCTTGTCCGAATGAGGTTGCTCATTACCCGAAGGCAAAGACAAGAATATAAAcattattataaaaaatacAAGGGTCTGTCTATCGATAgccattgttgttgttgttgttgttgttgttactgGTGGCaatggaaagaaaaaaaaaacttgccaaacatatatatttttttttctcctaCACAAGACCCGGCTCTTTAACTAGTATCTTTTTAGCAATTCCTATTTTTGTCCTTTCCAATTCAGCAATCTGTTCCGTAATTAATGCCAACTCTGCAGCTTGCAATTTCATGTCTGTCGATTGTTTGACATGTTTGTAACAACGCAATGCGTTGGCAAtctcaacaatttctttatccATACCCTTAGTTTCCAATATCTTAGTCAACCTCTCATACAACTTTGTTAATGTGTTCACCATATTCTGATTAAATTCGGCAACTGTCAACTCGTCTTTGGGTCTCCCCTTGGTGTACTCCTTGTTTGTATCAATAGTTTTGGTTGCTATGACCTCTGTTTCACTAGATTCAATCACTGTTTTTACCAAATCTCCATCGATAAAACTCTTGAATTGGATGTTGTGATCAACTGATACATAAAGTATGCGACCAGCTGGGATATCTAAGATATTAGCTCTATCCGGATTGTTCCCTCCAATTTCATAGACACCCACAATGGAAAGATTGGGGTAAACGTCTTTAAACAAACTATATCGTTTCTCCAAATACTGCGGGTCCACTTGTGCAAGTTCAATGGGTTTCACCACAACCAATCTATCATCTAAACCATATCCTAATAACAATCCAAGTTTGTTTTCTACTCCTCGTGCAAATAAATCGGATACGTGTAACAACACGTCTGAGTGTAGTTCAACAATCATTGCGAGGTTAACGAAAAGTGTTCCTTTTTTTCAGAAAAGATATTTGTTCTTGAGTCGTGGCATTCGAATCGAAGTGGACTATTTCGTCTCGTGCtgcctttttttttgtttttgtttgtttcatCCCCTCAGAATTGAgcacaatttttttttgttaacCAAAAACTTTTAAATTAGAATTCAGAGGCTGTACAATAAAGGCTGTTTTATCAATAAGGGAGAGTTCGATATTAATAACCAAAATTAGTGAAGATAAGATAAGATAGGACTCTAAATAGTGGCCTTCGTCTTTTTTTGGGTTagcaatttttcttttctctagtgtttcattttattcatttttatgTCAGTCATTtacactttttttttaatttcttttactCTTGCCCTTCAGGGTTCTGGCCTCTCCTGAGATCATATCTATTGCTCTACGGAAGAGATTCTGAAAATGGAGATTTCTCCTCTGCTTCActattgtttttcttgGCAGTGTAATCGTGTGTGTGTACCAATAGTGCTTTTGCATTCACCCAAATCATATGATTAGACAGTAATGTTAGGCAGGTGAATCTATTATTACTgcattatttaattatcTTGTTGATTGTATTCACATCGGATTTACTATATGAACTGGTGGGTTTAATTTTTAGCTCACTAATTTTGCaaatttttagaaaaatggcaaaaaataatgagCCACCaatatttcaacaacagaaaATAAGTAGCTACCAATTAAATACTAGTTAATGTACTCTAACAATGCAATAAGTTGGAATAAACTACTTTGTTTCTTCAGCCACCCCAACACACTTGACTCCTTGCTTCAAAATGTTCACCTTTGTGTACGATTTTGCCTCCAAATGTGCTTGTGGGGCAGTAGTAACTATTCACTGAACTATTGGTGCTCTTTCTGGAAGTTATAGCTCGGACACAACCTTACTTTTTGAGCAAATATATTCcaagaaaattattttatttcagTAGCTTGTACAATTTCTTTGTCCAATTgtcaacaaaaagaaaaatagtTTTGCAATTATGGAATTATAATTAACCCTTGATACGATGTTGTCAAGAAAGCgcaaaaataataaaaatggaAAACAATATCGGTTTTGTGTTTCCGAAATCGCGAGCGATGAAATGTCTTCATCAAATCATAAATTGTCTCACAATGGTGATTATTTACTTCTACTTGACTTGTGTTACTCACTACTACTTCTAGACAACCATAGCCCCATTGAGTCTACAGGATAGACTCTCTAATTGATCCAGTCCAGCATGGCCATCacatataataaaaaacGGTTTCAGGCTTAACATATAGATTTGCGTCAAAGTACTCAATTGCCTCTCAACAAGATAATCAACTTTGAACTATTGATGAAACTGGTGATGACGGTATCTAACTAACCTTGAAAAATTGCAATAATAATTACacaatattgaaaatccCACCAGGTTTAGTGGAGCAGAGGAGCAGAATGGCAACAAAAACACTATATTCATGCATAGATTACCCCTCATTGTTAACATAAACCATCAGCGTTGTTAACATATCACAAAATAGATCAAAATACCTTTTTTTGGTAAGCCTGAAATTATAGAAAGCCCCACAAATATATAACGGAAAAGTCTGATTTCCACCAATCGCATGCTTCAAACCAAGACAGCCTTAGCCATGGTTGTGCTATTGTACCAAACTGAAAAACTATAAATGAACGTTCAATTCTCTCCATGATCTTTAAGcttattcatttttgtCCACATCAGTAAGAaaatgttgtttttgttgtttttgttagTTGCTCCCATCTACGCTGGTCTTATTTTACCAACTAAACCATCAAATGATCCATTTTACAATGCCCCCGCAGGGTTTGAAAAAGCTGCTGTTGGTGAAATTTTACAGTCTAGAAAAACACCCAAACCCATCACTGGTGTTTTCGTCCCAGTTAAGATTCAAAACTCCTGGCAACTTTTAGTCAGGTCTGAAGATTCATTCGGTAATCCAAATGTGATTGTCACTACTGTTATGGAGCCATTCAATGCTGACCCTTCCAAACTCGCTTCATATCAAGTCTTTGAAGATTCCGCTAAAGCTGATTGTGCCCCCTCCTATGCTCTTCAATTTGGTTCTGATGTGACTACTATAGCCACCCAAGTTGAAACGTATTTATTGGCACCATTATTGGACCAAGGGTACTATGTTGTTTCCCCAGACTATGAAGGTCCTAAACTGACATTCACTGTTGGTA includes:
- a CDS encoding uncharacterized protein (Ortholog of C. dubliniensis CD36 : Cd36_65220, C. parapsilosis CDC317 : CPAR2_213740, Candida tenuis NRRL Y-1498 : CANTEDRAFT_92162 and Debaryomyces hansenii CBS767 : DEHA2A01056g), with the protein product MIVELHSDVLLHVSDLFARGVENKLGLLLGYGLDDRLVVVKPIELAQVDPQYLEKRYSLFKDVYPNLSIVGVYEIGGNNPDRANILDIPAGRILYVSVDHNIQFKSFIDGDLVKTVIESSETEVIATKTIDTNKEYTKGRPKDELTVAEFNQNMVNTLTKLYERLTKILETKGMDKEIVEIANALRCYKHVKQSTDMKLQAAELALITEQIAELERTKIGIAKKILVKEPGLV